The sequence below is a genomic window from Sphingomonas crusticola.
GGTTGTTCACGGCATCAGCCACACCATATCCGGGGCGTTGGTGGTGGCGCTTGTGGCAGCGGCGGTTGGTCCAGCGTCCGGCAACGCGGCGATCCGCATCGCGGGTTTGGTCGTTCCCCCGATCGGCTGGCGCGTTGCGCTGTTCAGCGCGTTGGTCGGCACCTATTCCCACATTGCGCTCGATGCCGTGATGCACGCAGATATGCGCCCGCTCTGGCCGATCGCCGACGGGAACCTGCTCCTGCATCTCATCTCCGTCGAAGCGCTACACCTTCTGTGCATGATGTCGGGTCTGCTGGGCGGCGGCCTTCTCGCCGCGCGCGCTTTACGCGACGTCTGAGGGCCGACCGGTAACGGTTGGCAGACGTTCCCGAGGCAATTTGGCCCGGCACCACCCTCGTCATGGATGCTGAAACGCGTTCAGCATGACTGAGAAAGACGAAGCGGGGCCCCGGCTCAGGGCCGGGGCGAAGGAGTCAGGGGACCATGAACGCTCGACTCGCTGCCGGCTCTCAGCCGCCCTGCGCCACATCTACCAGCGGCAGCCACACCGCGCTTGGCTGACTCGCCGAGCGCGACAAGGTGACCGTCGCCTTCTGGTAATCGCCGGGCTTGGCGAAGAAGATGTTCGGAACGTATTTCTGCGGGTTGCGGTCGTAGAGCGGGAATTGGCTCGACTGCACCTGCACCATGATGCGGTGGCCCGGCTGGAAGACATGGTTGGTGGTCGGCAACGCGAATTTATATTCGACCGTCTTGTTGGCCGGGATCGCGCTCGGATGCTCGAAGCTTTCGCGATAGCGGCCGCGGAAGATGTCCATCGCCACCGCCAGCTGATAGCCGCCGAGCTCGGGCTGGTCGGCCATCTCGTCGGGATAGACGTCGATCAGCTTGACCACGAAATCGCCGTCCGTACCCGTGGTGGAGGCGAACAAATCCGCCACGGCCGCGCCGCTGATCCGCACCGGCTTGTCGAGCACGTCCGTGGTATAGCTCAGCACGTCCGGCCGGGCATTGGCATGGCGCTGGTCGCTGACCAGCCACGGGCCCCATTGGTCGCGATTGCTGAAGCTGGTCGGGCGCTGGACGTACGGTACCGGGTGGGCCGGATCGGACACATAGGAATCGCCCGCCTTGCCCGCCGACGGCTTGTCGAAGCTCAGGCTGAAATTGCCGGTGAGGTAGATCGGCGTGAGCGGCTTGGCGCAGCCCTGCTGACAAGCGAGCGGCCAATTGGCGAAGCGGTCCCAATGATTTTCGCCGGTATTGTAGATCTGCACGCGCGGCATATCGAACCTGGGCGCGCCATCCTTCAGATATTGGTTGAAGAAGGGCAGGATGACGTTGCGGCGGAAATCGGTGGTGGTGTCGCCGGCCCATTTTAGCGGCCCGAGCATGTAGCCGGCGCGATTGACCTGGCTGTGCATCCACGGGCCCATCACCAGATAATTATTGTCGAGGTGGCCGGCGGCCTTGAGCGCTTCCCAGCTATGGATCGCGCCCCACATATCCTCCTGATCCCACAGGCCCTGCAGCCACATGGTCGGCACGGTCGAGGGGCGGGCGACGACGGCCTTGTCGAGCGCCTGACCCTGCCAATAGCTGTCATAAGCGGGATGCTCGGCCATCCGGCGCCACATTCCGAACTGGTCGATGCCGTGCGCCTTGGCGAAGTCGCCGGCGGAGCCCGCCTTCAGATAGGCGTCATATTCGTCGGCGTTCGACGTGATCAGGCTGGCTTTCTGCTTCTTAGGGCTCTCCTGACCGACGATGTACGGGAAGCTGCCCTGGCGGTAGGCGCCATAGTGGAACCAATCGTCGCCCATCCAGCCGTCGACCATCGGGCTTTCCGGCGCGGCGACCTTGAGCGCGGGATGCGGATCGAGCAGCGCCATCACGACGGTGTGGCCTTCATAGGAGGAGCCGATCATGCCGACGCGGCCGTTGCTCTCCGGCAAATTCTTTACGAGCCAGTCGATCGCGTCATAGGCGTCGGTGGTATTGTCGACCTTGGTCGGGTTGAGCGGGCCGATCGGCGGGCGCGTCATGACATAGCCGCCTTCCGAACCGTGGAGGCCGCGCACGTCCTGAAAGACGATGATGTAGCCGGCGTCGGCGAACACGTCGTAGCTTTGCGGCAGGATCGAGCGCATCACCCCACTCTTGTTGCGCGTGGTATGGCCGTCGGCGTCGTAGGGCGTACGGTTGAGCAGGATGGGGGCGTTCTTGGTGCCCTTATGCTCGACGATCACGGTGTGGAGCTTGACCCCGTCGCGCATCGGGATCTCGACCTCGCGCCGGACATAATCGTAGCTATCGGTCGGCTCGACATATTTGTCGGGAAAATCGGTGCCGCTTTTCGGGAAGACCGGCTCGGGCGCCTGCGCGCGGGCGAGGGTGGAGGTGGCGAGCAGGAGCAAAGCGAGCGTCTTGGTCATAGCGTTTCCCGTCAGAGCGAATGTGACAGCTTAGAAAGGCACAACCCTGCGTGTCGAGGGCTTTGACGTAGTTCTGCACTCAACCCCGTCCGGCGGCGCTTCCGTTACGCGTTGCCCCCCCCGCGTGGCACGATCGACCCTGAAACAAGTGCAGGGTGACGTAGATAGCTGATCCGTGATCCGTCATGCTGAACTTGTTTCGGCATCCATCGCGAGGCAGATTTCGCCGGGTGAGGGAGCGGCAACCCTCTGTCTATATTCTGGCAAGCGGGCCTTATGGCACGCTGTATATCGGCGTGACGTCGGATCTCATGGCGCGGCTACACCAGCATCGGCAGGGCGTGACCGGCGGGTTTACGAGCAACTACGAGGTGAAGCGGCTGGTCCGTTTCGAGATTCTAGACGACATGCCGGCAGCTATCGCACGCGAGAAGCAGCTGAAGCGCTGGCATCGCGACTGGAAGATCAACCTGATCGAGCAGGATAACCCTGATTGGGCTGACCTAGCTATCGGATTGGGCTTACTTCCGTTGGATAGCCCCTGGCCGCCGAATGGACCCTGAAACAAGTTCAGGGTGACGGTGTTCCTAGCCCATCGTGAGCACGACCTTGCCGACATGGTCGCCATCTTCCAGCCGGGCGTGCGCCCCGGTTGCATCGCGCAGCGGGAAGGTGGAATCGATGATCGGCTTGAGCTTACCCGCTGCCAGCAGAGGCCACACGCTTTGCACCAGCGCATCGCGGATCGCGGTCTTGAAGGGGACGTCGCGGGCGCGCAGCATCGAGCCGGTCAGCGTCAGGCGTTTGCGCATCATCAGTGCGATCGGCAGCTCGGCCGTGGCGCCACGCCGCGAGGCGATTGAGACGTGGCGGCCTTCTTCGGCGAGGCAGGCAAGGTTGCGCGGCAGATAATCGCCGCCGACCATGTCGAGCACGACATGAACGCCATCCGGGGCGAATGCCTTCACCTCCGCGACAAAGTCCTGCGCCTTGTAATCGATCGCGTGGTCGGCGCCGATCTCCAGCGCGCGGCGGCATTTGTCGGGCGAGCCCGCGGTGACGATCATAGTCAGGCCGAAGGCCTTGCCGAGCAGGATCGCCATCGTGCCGATGCCGCTGGTGCCGCCGTGGACGAGGATCGTTTCGCCGGGTGCGGCGCGGCCGCGCTCGAACAGGTTCGACCAGACGGTGAACAGGGTTTCCGGGAGCGCCGCGGCCTCGACCATCGACAAGGCTGGCGGAACCGCGATGCACTGACCGGAGGGAGCGACGGCATATTCGGCATAAGCGCCGCCTGCGACCAGCGCCATCACCGGGCGGCCGAGCAGGCGCGCGTCGCCGCCTTCGCCGAGCGCGACGACTTCGCCGGCGAGCTCGAGGCCGAGGATGGAGGGAGCGCGGGGCGGGGGCGGATATTTGCCCGCGCGCTGCATGAGGTCGGGCCGGTTCACGCCGGCGGCAGCGACCTTGATCAGCAATTCGCCGGGGCCCGGTGTGGGGACGGGCCGCTCGACCGGCTGCAGCACTTCCGGGCCACCGGCTTCGGCAGGGTCGATGGCGATCATCGTTTTTGGGATCGTCACTGCCTGACCCTTTCGTCATCCCAGCGAAGGCTGCGATCCATGTCTATAGTATCTCAGCGTCGGCGCCCGTTGGAGCAGCCATGGACCCCAGCCTGCGCTGGGGTGACGGTTGCATTTGACAGACTCGCGCGAAGGGTCAACCATTCGGCAATGGATCTGGAAGACTATCTTCCCAAGACGCCCGGCGATCCGCTCGCCGCGCTGACGAAGCAGGATCTCGATCCGCTGTCGGTCGACGAGCTCCACGCGCGGATCGCGACGCTGGAGGCGGAAATCGCCCGCGCCCGTGCCCGGATCGATCATGCGGTCAACCATCGCTCGAGCGCCGAAAGCCTGTTCAAGCGATGACGGCAAACGCCGTCTTTAGGGCGCCCAAGCAGGGGGAGCTTGATTGGACGGCGGCGCGTTCCGACATTGGTGTCAGCAGGGCGGCATCCTCGCTGCCCCTGCGGGAGTAAACATTACATGCCTAGTTTTGCCCGCGAGCTCGAACAGACCCTCCACAACGCGCTGACGGCCGCGTCCTCGCGCCACCATGAATATGCGACGCTGGAGCATCTCCTGCTCGCTTTGGTGGACGACGAGCACGCGTCCAAGGTGATGACGGCGTGCGGGGTCGATCTCGATGAGCTCAAGGAGGCGGTCGCCACCTATCTCGACAGCGAGCTCGATGCGCTCAAGACCGAGACCGGCAACGATCCGTCGCCGACATCCGGTTTCCAGCGCGTCGTCCAGCGCGCGATCCTGCACGTCCAGTCGTCCGGCCGCGAAGAAGTGACCGGCGCCAATGTGCTGGTCGCCCTGTTCAGCGAACGCGAGAGCTACGCCGTCTATTTCCTGCAGCAGCAGGATATGAGCCGCCTCGATGCGGTGTCGTTCATCAGCCATGGCGTCGGCAAGGCCGGCCAGCCGGGGGAAAGCCGCGAGCCGAAAGGTGCCGAGGAAGAGAAGGCGCCCAAGAGCGAGGGCGGCGGCAAGAAGAATGAGAGCGCGCTCAAGCAATTCTGCGTCGATCTCAATGCCAAGGCCAAGGACGGCCGGGTCGATCCGCTGATCGGGCGCGGTCCGGAGGTGGACCGCACGATCCAGATCCTGTGCCGCCGCTCCAAGAACAACCCGCTTTATGTGGGCGATCCCGGCGTCGGCAAGACCGCCATCGCCGAGGGACTGGCGCGCAAGATCGTCGAGGGCGACGTGCCGGAGGTGCTGCTGCCGGCGGTAATCTATTCGCTCGACATGGGAGCGCTGCTGGCGGGCACACGCTATCGCGGTGATTTCGAGGAACGGCTGAAGCAAGTCGTGACCGAGCTCGAGAAGCTGCCGCATGCGGTGCTGTTCATCGACGAGATCCATACCGTGATCGGCGCGGGCGCGACCAGCGGCGGGGCGATGGATGCGTCCAACCTGCTCAAGCCGGCTCTGTCGGGCGGCACGATCCGCTGCATCGGCTCGACCACCTACAAGGAGTTCCGCAATCATTTCGAGAAGGACCGGGCTTTGCTCCGGCGCTTCCAGAAAATTGACGTGAACGAGCCGACGGTCGAGGATACGATCAAGATCCTGACCGGGCTCCGCACCGCCTTCGAAAGCCACCACAAGGTCAAGTACACGACCGAGGCGATCAAGTCGGCGGTGGAACTGTCGTCGCGCTACATCAATGACCGCAAGCTGCCCGACAAGGCGATCGACGTGATCGACGAGGTCGGTGCGATGCAGATGCTGGTGCCGCCGGCCAAGCGCAAGAAGACGATCACCGCCAAGGAGATCGAGGCCGTGATCGCGACGATGGCGCGCATCCCACCCAAGTCGGTCTCGACCGACGACACCAAGGCGCTCGCCACGCTCGATACCGATCTCAAGCGGGTCGTGTTCGGGCAGGATGCGGCGATCAACACCTTGTCGTCGGCGATCAAGCTCAGCCGGGCGGGCCTGCGCGATCCGGACAAGCCGATCGGCAATTATCTGTTCACCGGCCCGACCGGCGTCGGCAAGACCGAGGTCGCACGCCAGCTGGCGTCGATCATGGGCATTCCGCTCCAGCGGTTCGACATGTCCGAATATATGGAACGCCATTCGGTCAGCCGGCTGATCGGCGCACCTCCGGGCTATGTCGGCTACGATCAGGGCGGACTGCTGACCGACGCGGTCGACCAGAATCCGCATTCGGTGCTGCTGCTCGACGAGATCGAGAAGGCGCATCCGGACCTGTTCAACATCCTGTTGCAGGTGATGGATAACGGGAAGCTGACCGATCACCACGGCAAGACGGTCGATTTCCGCAACGTGATCCTGATCATGACCACCAATGCCGGCGCGTCCGACATGGCGCGCGAGAGCCTCGGCTTCGGCAATCTCACCCGCGAGGGCGAGGATGAGGAAGCGGTCAAGAAGATGTTCACGCCGGAATTCCGCAACCGTTTGGATGCGATCGTGCCGTTCGGTTACCTGCCAACGCCGGTGATCGCGCGCGTGGTCGAGAAGTTCATCCTGCAGCTCGAACTGCAGCTCGCCGACCGCGAGGTGCATATCGCGCTCGACGAGGAGGCCAAGGCGTGGCTGACCGAGAAGGGCTATGACAAGCTCTATGGCGCGCGGCCGATGGGCCGCCTGATCCAGGAGAAGATCAAGCAGCCGCTCGCCGAGGAATTGCTGTTCGGCAAATTGGTCAGCGGCGGCGAGGTCAAGGTCCATATGAAGGACGGCGCGCTCGCCTTCGAGATCGTGCCGGCGGCACCCAAGCCGAAGCGCAAGGGCAAGCCCAAGGCCGAAGCCAAGGCATAAGCCTCAGGTGTGACGAACAAGGCGCCCGGTGGAGAAATCCGCCGGGCGTTTTTTTTCTTATCGTCACCCCGCCTTTGCCGGGATGACAGTTTGATCCTGATTGAACCGTGGCGCCTTGCCTGCCAGACTTGCGGCCATGAAAAAGCTCTCGCTGCTCCTCACCCTGCTCTCGACTGCCGCATTCGCGCAGGCCACTCCGCATTTCGATCCGGCGCGCCTGTCGCATCATGTCGAGATATTGGCGTCCGACGCCTATGAAGGGCGCGGGCCGGCGACGGCGGCCGAGCCCAAGGTGATCGATTATATCGTCTCCCAATTTAAGGCTGCCGGTCTCCAGCCAGGCGGCGACCTTAAGGGCGGCACGCGCCTCTGGACCCAGGACGTGCCGCTGCTGCGCGCATCGATCGTGGGCACGCCGACGCTCGGCATCACCAGCAACGGCACGGCCATGCCGTTGACGCAGGGCGAGCAGATTGCGGTGCGCGCGGCGCTGACCGGCGAAAAGCATGTCTCGCTCAAGGACGTGCCTTTGGTCTTCGTCGGCTATGGCACGAGTGCGCCGGAGCGAAAGTGGGACGACTTCAAGGGCGTCGACGTGCGCGGCAAGATCCTGGTCGGGCTGATCAACGATCCAGATTTCGAGACCGGGCAGGGCGACTTCGGCGGCAAGGCGATGACCTATTATGGCCGCTGGACCTACAAATATGAGGAAGCCGCGCGGCGTGGGGCGGCGGGTGTGCTGATCGTGCACGAGACTGCGCCCGCTTCCTATGGCTGGGCGACGGTCAAGAATTCCAACGCCAACGTCCAGTTCGATATCGTGCGCGCGGAACCCAAAAAGGCGCACACGCCCTTCGAGACCTGGATCCAGCGCGATCTCGCGGTGAAATTATTCGCAGATTCAGGGCTCGACTTCGAGGCGGCGAAGAAAGCGGCGCAGGCACGCGACTTCACGCCGATGCCGCTCGAGGCGACCTTGTCGGCCGATTATGCGGTCGATGCCGGGACGATCGTCTCGCACAATATCGTCGGTCGGCTGGCGGGCGCGCAACATCCCGACGAGACGATCGTCTATTCGGCGCATTGGGATCATCTCGGCGTCGGCCAGCCTGACGCGAAGGGCGACCGCATTTATAATGGTGCGGTCGACAATGCCGACGGTATCTCAGTGCTGATCGAAACCGCACGCGCCTTCGCGGCCGCGCCCCGCCCCGACCGTTCGGTGCTGTTCCTGGCGGTGACCGCCGAGGAGAAGGGCCTGCTCGGCTCCGAATATTATGCGGCCAACCCGCTCTATCCGCTGGCGACCACGGTCGGCATGCTCAACACCGATGCGCTCAGCACGGCCGGGCCGGCGCACGACTTCACCATCTCGGGTAATGCCAAGCTCGGTCTGCTCGACGACCTGATCGCGGAAGGTGCCAAGCAGGGACGAACCTTTACCCCCGATCCCCAGTCGGAGGCGGGCCATTTCTACCGCTCCGACCATTTCCCGCTCGCCAAGCGCGGCGTGCCCGCCATCTCGATCGGCAGCGGCGAGGATCTGGTCGAAGGCGGCAAGGCGGCGGGCAAGGCCGACAGCGAAGCCTATGTGCGCGACAAATATCACCAGCCGGCCGACGAGTGGACGCCAGCCTGGAATGCCAAGGGACAGGCGGTCGACGCCGAGCTGATGTTCGCGCTCGGCCAGCGCCTCGCCAATTCGCGCGAGTGGCCCAATTGGAGCGCGGACAGCGAATTCCGTGGTGCCCGCGACGCAACCGCCGCAGCGCGTAAGCCCTGAGCGGGCGGAAATGGCTGATGGTGGAGCGGGTAGAGGGAATCGAACCCTCGTATGAAGCTTGGAAGGCTACCGCTCTACCATTGAGCTATACCCGCGCGCGGCCCCCATGCCATTGCCCGGCGGCGATGGTCAATGTCTGTAGCGCAGCTGATCCGACAATGTACGAACGGCAGCCGGGAAAGATGGGCCGCCGCAATCGGCGAGCGAGCCCGGAAGATAGAGGCGCGGTATGTCTGCGATCGCGGGATGCTCCAGCATGGCGCTGCCGAGATCGCGCGCCTGTTTGCCGCCCGTGATCAGGAAATCGGGGCGGGCGGCGACGAATTCTTCCAGCGACAGGTTGGACAGAGCCGGGCGGCCGAGCTTCGTCGCCAGATTTACCAGCCCGACGCGGCGCACCATCTCGTCCATCAGCGTGCCACCGCCCGAGAGATAGCCGCGTCTCTGATAGTCGGCGGCGACGCGCCCGTAGCCGGTGCGCGGAATGGTCGCGAGCGCGGCATCCATGCGTTTGATCAGCGCCTCGCCCCGCTCGCGGTGGCCAACCGCGCCCGCGACGAGCCGCACCTGCGCGACGATATCGGCGTAGCTGTTGGCGGGGGGCACGGCCACGACCTGCGCCTTGAGCCCGGCACGCAGTGCGGCGTCCGCCTGGCCCGGCCAGCCAGTGAGCAGCAGATCGGGCTGGCGCGCAAGCAATGCCTCGGCCGAGGAGTCAATTGTCGGGAAGTGCGCTGCCTGACGCGCGATCGGCGACATGGCAGGCATGTGCGAGAGGCGGGTGAGACCGGCAATCTGGCTTGGATCGGCCAGCACGACCAAAAATTGATCCGCGCACAGGTTGAGCGACGCGACGCGGCGGGGCGGCGCCCCGTGCGCGGGCAAAGCGAGCGCGAGGAGGAGGGCGAAAAGAGGCAAACGCACGCGCATAGGGCAGCTCTACGGGCAAGTAAGGGTTAAGTGAAACGCCCTAATCCCGTTCATCCGCGCGTGCGGCTCGACTTGGCGGCGGGGCAAAGGCTAGGGATCGCGCGTGGGGAAATCCTCGGTCCGTATCGATCTTGCGCTGGCGCTGGTCGCCCTGCTCTGCGCGGCGGTGTCGCTCGGCCTTGGGCCGGCGCATCTCGGCTGGGGGCGTGCCTTCGCGGCGCTGACGGGGCAGGGCGACGCGATCGCCGGCACGATCGTGTGGGAATTGCGGCTGCCGCGTGCGCTGCTCGCGCTGATGGTCGGCGCAATGCTGGGTGCGGCAGGGGCGGCGCTGCAGGGCTATTTGCGCAATCCGCTCGCCGATCCCGGTGTGCTCGGGACTTCCAGTACGGCCGCATTGGGCGCGGTTGTGGCGCTTTATTACGGGTTCGCCGCGGTGAGCCCCCTTATGTTGCCGCTCTTTGCCATAATCGGCGCGCTCGCGGGATTGGTGCCGCTGCTGTTGCTCGCGGCACGGAGCGAAGGACCGCTTGCCCTGATCCTCGCCGGCGTTGCCATCGCCACCGCGGCGGGGGCCGGGATCAGCCTCGCGCTTAATCTGGCGCCCAATCCGTTTGCCGCGATCGAGATCATGACCTGGCTGATGGGTAGTCTCGCCGACCGCTCCTTTCTCCACGTCTGGCTGGCATTGCCGTGCATCGCCATCGGGCTTGGCCTGATCCTGCTAGAGGGTCGCGCACTCGACGCACTGACACTGGGCGAGGACGGCGCGATCGCGCTGGGCGTCAATCTCCCGCGAACCCGGGCTCGGCTGCTGATCGCGACCGCGATCGGCGTCGGCGGGGCGGTCGCGGTATCGGGCGCGATCGGCTTCGTGGGCCTGGTGGTGCCGCATCTGTTGCGGCCCTTCACCGACCGGCGGCCATCCTCCCTGCTAATTCCGTCCGCGCTGGGCGGGGCAGCGCTCCTGGCCGCGGCGGACGCGCTGGTGCGCACGGTGCCGACGCTGGAGGAGCCGCGCCTCGGCGTGGTCACGGCATTGATCGGCGTGCCGATCTTCCTCCATCAGCTTGTGCGGGCACGGCGCGAATGGTGAGGCTCGACCGGGTTTCGGTGGCGCTCGGCGCGCACCGGGTCGTCGAGGCCGCGACCGCCGATCTGGCGGGCGGCGTGATCGGCCTGATCGGCCCCAATGGCGCGGGCAAGTCGACGCTGGTACGCGCGATCGCGGGCCTGATCCCGCACGAGGGCGCTATCCTGATCGATGGCACGGCCATCGACAGTCTGTCCCCACGCGAGCGGGCGCGGCAGATCGCCTATCTGCCGCAAGGGCAGAACGTGCATTGGCCGCTGACGGTCGAGCGGCTGGTCGCGCTTGGTCGGTTGCCGCATCTGGCGCCGTTTGCGCGGCCGGCGGCAGCCGACCAAGCGGCGGTCGAGGCAGCGCTGGAGCGGACCGATCTCCTCGGTTTGCGCACGCGTCCGATCGACCAATTGTCGGGCGGTGAGCGCGCGCGCACCTTGCTGGCGCGGGCGTTGGCG
It includes:
- a CDS encoding metal-dependent hydrolase codes for the protein MPFTPFHLGPGALFKALGGDRFSFTIFAGSQILMDAEPLVRMIRGDAVVHGISHTISGALVVALVAAAVGPASGNAAIRIAGLVVPPIGWRVALFSALVGTYSHIALDAVMHADMRPLWPIADGNLLLHLISVEALHLLCMMSGLLGGGLLAARALRDV
- a CDS encoding CocE/NonD family hydrolase — encoded protein: MTKTLALLLLATSTLARAQAPEPVFPKSGTDFPDKYVEPTDSYDYVRREVEIPMRDGVKLHTVIVEHKGTKNAPILLNRTPYDADGHTTRNKSGVMRSILPQSYDVFADAGYIIVFQDVRGLHGSEGGYVMTRPPIGPLNPTKVDNTTDAYDAIDWLVKNLPESNGRVGMIGSSYEGHTVVMALLDPHPALKVAAPESPMVDGWMGDDWFHYGAYRQGSFPYIVGQESPKKQKASLITSNADEYDAYLKAGSAGDFAKAHGIDQFGMWRRMAEHPAYDSYWQGQALDKAVVARPSTVPTMWLQGLWDQEDMWGAIHSWEALKAAGHLDNNYLVMGPWMHSQVNRAGYMLGPLKWAGDTTTDFRRNVILPFFNQYLKDGAPRFDMPRVQIYNTGENHWDRFANWPLACQQGCAKPLTPIYLTGNFSLSFDKPSAGKAGDSYVSDPAHPVPYVQRPTSFSNRDQWGPWLVSDQRHANARPDVLSYTTDVLDKPVRISGAAVADLFASTTGTDGDFVVKLIDVYPDEMADQPELGGYQLAVAMDIFRGRYRESFEHPSAIPANKTVEYKFALPTTNHVFQPGHRIMVQVQSSQFPLYDRNPQKYVPNIFFAKPGDYQKATVTLSRSASQPSAVWLPLVDVAQGG
- a CDS encoding GIY-YIG nuclease family protein — protein: MLNLFRHPSRGRFRRVRERQPSVYILASGPYGTLYIGVTSDLMARLHQHRQGVTGGFTSNYEVKRLVRFEILDDMPAAIAREKQLKRWHRDWKINLIEQDNPDWADLAIGLGLLPLDSPWPPNGP
- a CDS encoding NAD(P)H-quinone oxidoreductase, translating into MIAIDPAEAGGPEVLQPVERPVPTPGPGELLIKVAAAGVNRPDLMQRAGKYPPPPRAPSILGLELAGEVVALGEGGDARLLGRPVMALVAGGAYAEYAVAPSGQCIAVPPALSMVEAAALPETLFTVWSNLFERGRAAPGETILVHGGTSGIGTMAILLGKAFGLTMIVTAGSPDKCRRALEIGADHAIDYKAQDFVAEVKAFAPDGVHVVLDMVGGDYLPRNLACLAEEGRHVSIASRRGATAELPIALMMRKRLTLTGSMLRARDVPFKTAIRDALVQSVWPLLAAGKLKPIIDSTFPLRDATGAHARLEDGDHVGKVVLTMG
- a CDS encoding DUF1192 domain-containing protein, with product MDLEDYLPKTPGDPLAALTKQDLDPLSVDELHARIATLEAEIARARARIDHAVNHRSSAESLFKR
- the clpA gene encoding ATP-dependent Clp protease ATP-binding subunit ClpA; the encoded protein is MPSFARELEQTLHNALTAASSRHHEYATLEHLLLALVDDEHASKVMTACGVDLDELKEAVATYLDSELDALKTETGNDPSPTSGFQRVVQRAILHVQSSGREEVTGANVLVALFSERESYAVYFLQQQDMSRLDAVSFISHGVGKAGQPGESREPKGAEEEKAPKSEGGGKKNESALKQFCVDLNAKAKDGRVDPLIGRGPEVDRTIQILCRRSKNNPLYVGDPGVGKTAIAEGLARKIVEGDVPEVLLPAVIYSLDMGALLAGTRYRGDFEERLKQVVTELEKLPHAVLFIDEIHTVIGAGATSGGAMDASNLLKPALSGGTIRCIGSTTYKEFRNHFEKDRALLRRFQKIDVNEPTVEDTIKILTGLRTAFESHHKVKYTTEAIKSAVELSSRYINDRKLPDKAIDVIDEVGAMQMLVPPAKRKKTITAKEIEAVIATMARIPPKSVSTDDTKALATLDTDLKRVVFGQDAAINTLSSAIKLSRAGLRDPDKPIGNYLFTGPTGVGKTEVARQLASIMGIPLQRFDMSEYMERHSVSRLIGAPPGYVGYDQGGLLTDAVDQNPHSVLLLDEIEKAHPDLFNILLQVMDNGKLTDHHGKTVDFRNVILIMTTNAGASDMARESLGFGNLTREGEDEEAVKKMFTPEFRNRLDAIVPFGYLPTPVIARVVEKFILQLELQLADREVHIALDEEAKAWLTEKGYDKLYGARPMGRLIQEKIKQPLAEELLFGKLVSGGEVKVHMKDGALAFEIVPAAPKPKRKGKPKAEAKA
- a CDS encoding M28 family metallopeptidase; its protein translation is MKKLSLLLTLLSTAAFAQATPHFDPARLSHHVEILASDAYEGRGPATAAEPKVIDYIVSQFKAAGLQPGGDLKGGTRLWTQDVPLLRASIVGTPTLGITSNGTAMPLTQGEQIAVRAALTGEKHVSLKDVPLVFVGYGTSAPERKWDDFKGVDVRGKILVGLINDPDFETGQGDFGGKAMTYYGRWTYKYEEAARRGAAGVLIVHETAPASYGWATVKNSNANVQFDIVRAEPKKAHTPFETWIQRDLAVKLFADSGLDFEAAKKAAQARDFTPMPLEATLSADYAVDAGTIVSHNIVGRLAGAQHPDETIVYSAHWDHLGVGQPDAKGDRIYNGAVDNADGISVLIETARAFAAAPRPDRSVLFLAVTAEEKGLLGSEYYAANPLYPLATTVGMLNTDALSTAGPAHDFTISGNAKLGLLDDLIAEGAKQGRTFTPDPQSEAGHFYRSDHFPLAKRGVPAISIGSGEDLVEGGKAAGKADSEAYVRDKYHQPADEWTPAWNAKGQAVDAELMFALGQRLANSREWPNWSADSEFRGARDATAAARKP
- a CDS encoding ABC transporter substrate-binding protein, which gives rise to MRVRLPLFALLLALALPAHGAPPRRVASLNLCADQFLVVLADPSQIAGLTRLSHMPAMSPIARQAAHFPTIDSSAEALLARQPDLLLTGWPGQADAALRAGLKAQVVAVPPANSYADIVAQVRLVAGAVGHRERGEALIKRMDAALATIPRTGYGRVAADYQRRGYLSGGGTLMDEMVRRVGLVNLATKLGRPALSNLSLEEFVAARPDFLITGGKQARDLGSAMLEHPAIADIPRLYLPGSLADCGGPSFPAAVRTLSDQLRYRH
- a CDS encoding FecCD family ABC transporter permease — encoded protein: MGKSSVRIDLALALVALLCAAVSLGLGPAHLGWGRAFAALTGQGDAIAGTIVWELRLPRALLALMVGAMLGAAGAALQGYLRNPLADPGVLGTSSTAALGAVVALYYGFAAVSPLMLPLFAIIGALAGLVPLLLLAARSEGPLALILAGVAIATAAGAGISLALNLAPNPFAAIEIMTWLMGSLADRSFLHVWLALPCIAIGLGLILLEGRALDALTLGEDGAIALGVNLPRTRARLLIATAIGVGGAVAVSGAIGFVGLVVPHLLRPFTDRRPSSLLIPSALGGAALLAAADALVRTVPTLEEPRLGVVTALIGVPIFLHQLVRARREW
- a CDS encoding ABC transporter ATP-binding protein; translated protein: MVRLDRVSVALGAHRVVEAATADLAGGVIGLIGPNGAGKSTLVRAIAGLIPHEGAILIDGTAIDSLSPRERARQIAYLPQGQNVHWPLTVERLVALGRLPHLAPFARPAAADQAAVEAALERTDLLGLRTRPIDQLSGGERARTLLARALAVEAPLLLADEPLAALDPAHQIEVMALLRGEAARGATVIAVLHDLTIAARWCDRLLLIDEGRLVADGPPREVLTADRIGSVYGVSAFIGEIEGQPLVVPLTHH